One window from the genome of bacterium encodes:
- a CDS encoding cytidine deaminase, whose translation MSEGYVSCDRLSKSELRLLKAARSVMKNAYNIYSGFQVGAAVRTSTGKVYLGTFMENASFGLGVCAEVAAILAANTDGEAGIESIAIIGGKPESKRGTVVTPCGRCRQVILEASQVAGTDAEVICSNKDMTQVLRTTISELLPHAFGPRDLGVTHKLRSFLRHRRGRG comes from the coding sequence ATGAGTGAAGGCTACGTTTCATGTGACCGATTATCAAAATCCGAGCTGCGACTGCTGAAAGCCGCGCGGTCTGTGATGAAGAACGCCTACAACATATACTCAGGCTTTCAGGTGGGGGCTGCCGTGCGTACGAGCACTGGGAAGGTCTACCTTGGTACGTTCATGGAGAACGCCTCCTTCGGACTAGGCGTCTGTGCCGAGGTTGCGGCCATTCTGGCCGCGAATACTGACGGTGAAGCCGGAATAGAATCGATCGCGATTATCGGTGGGAAGCCAGAGTCAAAGAGAGGGACGGTGGTTACCCCATGCGGCCGTTGTCGCCAAGTTATTTTAGAGGCATCTCAAGTAGCGGGAACGGATGCTGAAGTGATATGCTCCAACAAGGACATGACACAAGTCCTTCGGACCACGATCAGCGAGCTTCTTCCTCACGCGTTCGGCCCTCGCGATCTGGGTGTGACGCACAAGTTGAGGTCCTTTCTTCGACACCGGCGAGGCCGGGGCTAG
- a CDS encoding three component ABC system middle component yields MKTLAQETRNVQNPALGAGLLWRFACGYTQEHPTHEPVPLPLLFVVLPIVLHEQTESIVASTQGASGLRAFATKFGKSENSMQDVLLAVHDRAAALRTLTRESLRIALMAHLIGLSTDAAAIPLSRTPAGAGMPPETRRLMKSAERLGAWCGRLTIHEVAATLKVRF; encoded by the coding sequence ATGAAGACTCTCGCCCAGGAGACCCGAAATGTGCAGAATCCCGCATTGGGCGCGGGGTTGCTCTGGCGGTTCGCCTGCGGCTACACACAGGAACACCCGACGCATGAGCCAGTGCCACTTCCACTTCTGTTTGTCGTTCTGCCGATCGTGCTGCACGAGCAAACCGAGTCAATTGTCGCTAGCACTCAGGGGGCTTCCGGACTGCGGGCCTTTGCCACCAAGTTCGGAAAATCCGAGAACTCAATGCAGGATGTCCTGCTAGCTGTGCATGATCGAGCCGCGGCACTCAGGACCCTTACCCGGGAATCTCTAAGAATTGCACTCATGGCGCATCTCATTGGCCTGAGCACAGATGCCGCCGCGATACCGCTCTCTCGGACGCCCGCTGGAGCGGGGATGCCCCCAGAGACTCGTCGACTGATGAAGAGCGCGGAACGACTCGGAGCTTGGTGCGGCAGACTGACGATTCACGAAGTTGCGGCGACACTGAAAGTGAGGTTCTGA
- a CDS encoding ATP-binding protein, which yields MNSRELERILEGGVETQHVDFKAPIEWNVLTFVRHILALSNVQDGGFLIVGVEQDARGHFVRKGVTPDQSASYVLDEMRDQISPFADPHVSFRVDCVKDAGGLEYVVIEVLPFDEVPVICCKESAKTHVGSIYYRTRDRRVESAPISNSNDMRDVVERAAIRSWHRLQGLGLAVEPSAKKMLDDELEGL from the coding sequence ATGAATAGCAGAGAACTGGAGAGGATATTGGAGGGCGGAGTAGAGACGCAACACGTCGACTTCAAGGCCCCTATTGAATGGAATGTGTTGACCTTTGTGAGGCATATACTAGCGCTGTCTAACGTGCAGGACGGTGGATTCCTCATTGTCGGCGTCGAGCAGGATGCTAGAGGTCATTTCGTACGCAAGGGAGTGACGCCAGATCAAAGTGCGAGCTATGTCCTGGACGAGATGAGGGACCAGATCTCCCCCTTCGCTGACCCACACGTCAGTTTCCGAGTTGATTGTGTGAAAGACGCTGGAGGCCTAGAGTATGTCGTCATCGAAGTGCTGCCTTTTGACGAAGTACCTGTAATCTGCTGCAAAGAGTCCGCTAAGACGCATGTGGGATCCATATATTACCGCACCAGAGATCGGCGAGTCGAGAGTGCCCCGATCTCCAATTCCAATGATATGCGCGACGTAGTCGAGAGAGCCGCAATTCGATCGTGGCATCGGCTTCAAGGGCTTGGCCTTGCCGTAGAACCGAGTGCCAAGAAGATGCTGGATGATGAGTTGGAGGGTTTGTGA
- a CDS encoding ABC-three component system protein encodes MSSATPQVPAVAPAQALGFSLQYTRLTALLLQAGVGTYCSLEVLDDVAQQSVDGETRLVQTKSSLGDNPVSDRAIPFWKTLCNWLKLIERGDIDPKKTVFEIYVSRQVGGDIVDSFHAANSTEKARSALDSARTRLWGTPPTQEIRRRLPAGLARFVDPVLSAPEELVIPMIVGFRLECASTSPSADLQGLLTNAPISPNRVHDVRDKLCGWVKHQVDSRLEKAVPAVISRDDFHREYTAYVTRIDRDTILRSFAPRFSEDEKDAEMSRDFVQQLEMIELGYEDKLGAISDYLRACYDRTYWSKTGEVHEESFIDLDDALHRTWRNVKQEKLLEHRDRAPVEQGQFVYTGCMQHRTQVQGMVPPDHFIPGCFHRLADDMSIGWHPDYRNALARKRTGGQP; translated from the coding sequence TTGTCTTCTGCGACACCGCAAGTGCCCGCGGTCGCCCCGGCACAGGCCCTTGGGTTCAGCCTCCAGTACACCCGCCTTACCGCACTGCTTCTGCAGGCAGGTGTAGGGACATACTGCAGTCTTGAGGTGCTCGACGACGTTGCACAACAATCGGTTGATGGCGAGACTAGACTCGTCCAGACCAAGAGTTCACTTGGTGACAATCCCGTCTCCGACCGAGCTATTCCATTCTGGAAGACCCTGTGCAATTGGCTCAAGCTCATCGAACGTGGCGACATCGACCCTAAGAAGACGGTGTTTGAGATATACGTATCAAGGCAAGTGGGCGGCGACATTGTGGATTCCTTTCATGCCGCGAATAGCACAGAGAAAGCGAGATCGGCCCTGGACTCGGCGCGCACCCGCCTCTGGGGAACTCCGCCCACCCAGGAGATTCGGAGGCGTTTGCCGGCAGGTCTGGCTCGCTTCGTAGACCCGGTATTGTCGGCCCCTGAGGAACTCGTCATTCCCATGATCGTTGGGTTTCGGCTCGAATGTGCGAGCACGAGCCCGAGTGCCGACCTTCAGGGCTTACTGACCAATGCCCCGATCTCCCCGAACCGGGTACATGACGTTCGAGACAAGCTCTGCGGCTGGGTCAAACATCAGGTTGACTCGCGGCTCGAGAAGGCTGTTCCCGCAGTCATCAGTCGAGACGACTTTCACCGCGAGTACACGGCATACGTGACCAGAATAGACAGGGACACAATACTGAGGAGTTTCGCACCGAGGTTCTCCGAAGACGAGAAGGATGCAGAGATGTCCAGGGATTTCGTGCAGCAGCTCGAAATGATCGAGTTGGGGTACGAGGACAAACTCGGGGCCATCAGCGATTACCTTCGCGCGTGCTATGACAGAACGTACTGGAGCAAGACAGGCGAAGTGCATGAGGAGTCATTCATTGACCTCGACGACGCTTTGCACCGCACGTGGCGCAACGTCAAACAGGAGAAGCTGCTCGAGCATCGCGACAGAGCGCCGGTCGAACAGGGGCAGTTTGTATACACCGGATGTATGCAGCACCGAACACAGGTGCAAGGAATGGTACCACCAGATCACTTCATCCCAGGTTGCTTCCACCGCTTGGCGGATGACATGTCCATAGGGTGGCATCCCGACTACCGCAACGCCCTGGCAAGGAAGAGAACCGGCGGACAACCATGA
- a CDS encoding phosphomethylpyrimidine synthase ThiC produces MRNKLRGIQPRICGEGQPTFVIASVGSSTPADDLQVEFEKAYAAQDLGVDAVTDHSFEGDIAGFHVRLVEKLSIPVSVVTCYELAARHPDGDLSSVRPDEPAAIVEAQVRRGIDMITIHASFLKEHLGLLRGCRRIIPTTSKGGGIVSSYMRQTGLQNPYYQEFDRLLDSFVKYSVTLSLGTSFRTASVCDDWDALSEAEAQTMSTLVDRATHAGVSVMIEGVGHVAINRIPYHVGRTKQLCFGVPYRVLPMATDAALGFDHISGAIATAVCVASGADAVTCMSRAEHIGLPSLDDLREAIVATKIAVHCGEIAKLGNMDLDRRMSRTRWQSGCRGDWRAAVYPEGAKLALESRRPFEDGAIQCSMCGAHCGIKAGRQAKSEGGPG; encoded by the coding sequence GTGCGCAACAAGCTGCGAGGTATACAGCCTCGCATCTGTGGTGAAGGTCAACCTACCTTTGTCATTGCGAGCGTTGGCAGTTCCACGCCGGCTGATGACTTACAGGTAGAGTTCGAGAAGGCGTATGCCGCGCAGGACTTGGGTGTCGATGCCGTGACGGACCACAGCTTCGAGGGAGACATTGCCGGTTTTCACGTGAGACTTGTAGAGAAGTTGAGCATACCAGTTTCCGTAGTGACATGCTACGAACTGGCGGCCCGCCACCCTGATGGAGACCTCAGCAGTGTTCGACCAGATGAGCCGGCAGCTATTGTTGAGGCCCAAGTCCGTCGTGGGATCGACATGATTACCATCCATGCGTCCTTCCTGAAGGAACACCTCGGCCTACTCAGGGGTTGTCGCCGGATCATCCCCACGACAAGCAAGGGAGGCGGCATCGTCTCTTCGTACATGCGCCAGACCGGCCTTCAGAATCCCTACTACCAGGAGTTTGACCGGCTACTGGACTCATTCGTCAAGTACAGTGTCACTCTCTCTTTGGGCACGAGTTTTAGGACAGCTTCGGTGTGCGATGATTGGGATGCTTTGTCCGAAGCCGAGGCACAGACCATGAGTACTCTTGTAGATCGCGCCACTCACGCGGGCGTGAGCGTTATGATCGAAGGCGTGGGACATGTGGCAATCAACCGGATTCCCTACCACGTCGGCAGGACCAAGCAACTCTGCTTTGGAGTTCCATACAGGGTACTACCAATGGCCACTGACGCCGCGCTGGGTTTTGACCACATCTCTGGCGCTATTGCCACGGCGGTGTGCGTTGCCTCGGGCGCAGACGCCGTCACGTGCATGAGTAGAGCGGAGCACATCGGGCTACCGAGCCTAGATGATCTGAGGGAAGCCATAGTGGCCACCAAGATAGCGGTGCATTGCGGAGAAATCGCAAAGCTCGGAAATATGGATCTCGACCGAAGGATGTCAAGAACGAGATGGCAGTCGGGATGTCGAGGCGACTGGAGAGCCGCCGTGTATCCAGAGGGCGCGAAGCTAGCGCTCGAGAGTAGGCGCCCGTTCGAAGACGGAGCTATTCAGTGTAGCATGTGCGGTGCCCATTGCGGCATCAAGGCGGGAAGACAAGCTAAGTCAGAGGGTGGTCCGGGATGA
- a CDS encoding DUF3732 domain-containing protein has translation MKTIRDACQWFGIVVKTESGEKLLARLEPGEHRCTDDMFLLEAPEITAIPDEITKNTTADNVRHLLDEVAGLSNLDFSERGESGGFEARPSFRDLMALVFQPQNVVANPEVLFFKTDHYEHREKLRRIFPYVLGAITPALLAKQHELGRLRRELRRKESELTKAEAVSAEWTGELRAKVSEARELGLLPPPENGELSRDQMLDALDGLVKKTDATIAVSQSTVSAAIKELNGLEDEETAVSHELTALRRRLTEMTRIRESASSYGDALRIQRDRLQIADWLGQHASGEEDCPICGARMESSSARLAEMVDSLHRIEKEAGTSQDIPAAFERETERVQAALSDVTERLKAIRIRKDALSQRSDEARTQQFQAKKVERFVGNLENALQLHRRLGEDAELRAEVSGLRARVTALQEELAGQNLEARKRRALKIVNNNAARLIPMLDCERPEDPVSLDIDDLTVKVTGASREDYLSEIGSGSNWLSYHIAVFLGLQQFFLTLKHSPVPGFVVMDQPSQVYFPRKLVVREDDELQEPQLRDEDIAAVHKAFRVLGDVVGSGGGRLQVIVLDHAPREVWGNIPNVVAFEEWREGRKLVPQEWLD, from the coding sequence GTGAAGACAATACGGGATGCCTGTCAATGGTTCGGCATCGTTGTCAAGACCGAGTCAGGAGAGAAGTTGCTCGCGAGGCTTGAGCCAGGCGAACACCGCTGTACCGATGACATGTTCCTGCTCGAAGCGCCTGAGATAACTGCGATACCTGACGAGATTACGAAGAATACAACCGCCGACAATGTTAGACATCTGCTAGATGAGGTGGCCGGTCTCTCGAACCTTGATTTCTCCGAGCGCGGCGAGTCCGGTGGTTTCGAAGCTCGCCCAAGCTTCCGGGATCTAATGGCCTTAGTGTTTCAGCCACAGAACGTGGTGGCTAATCCGGAAGTTCTATTCTTCAAGACAGACCACTACGAACATCGCGAGAAACTGCGGCGTATATTCCCGTACGTGCTTGGAGCAATCACACCAGCGCTTCTCGCCAAGCAGCATGAGCTAGGTCGACTCAGACGCGAGCTTCGGCGGAAGGAGAGTGAATTGACGAAGGCCGAGGCCGTCTCTGCAGAATGGACGGGCGAGTTACGCGCCAAGGTCAGTGAAGCCCGCGAGCTCGGTCTGCTCCCTCCTCCTGAGAATGGCGAGCTGAGTCGTGACCAGATGCTCGACGCACTCGATGGTCTGGTGAAGAAGACAGACGCCACGATTGCCGTTAGCCAGAGTACCGTTTCTGCGGCAATAAAGGAACTCAATGGACTTGAGGACGAGGAGACAGCGGTGTCGCACGAACTAACCGCGCTGCGCCGCAGACTGACTGAGATGACCAGGATTAGGGAGAGCGCGTCAAGCTACGGCGATGCATTGCGCATCCAACGTGATCGGCTGCAGATCGCGGACTGGCTTGGTCAGCACGCGTCGGGGGAGGAGGACTGTCCGATATGTGGCGCTCGCATGGAGTCGAGCAGCGCTAGACTGGCGGAGATGGTGGACTCGTTGCACAGGATCGAGAAAGAAGCAGGCACTAGTCAGGATATCCCCGCCGCGTTTGAGCGAGAGACGGAACGGGTACAGGCGGCGTTGAGCGATGTAACGGAAAGACTGAAAGCCATCCGTATCCGCAAGGACGCACTGTCACAGCGATCAGATGAAGCAAGAACACAGCAGTTCCAGGCAAAGAAGGTAGAACGTTTCGTCGGGAATCTGGAGAACGCCCTGCAACTCCACCGTCGCCTCGGGGAGGACGCCGAACTCCGTGCTGAGGTCAGCGGACTGCGGGCCAGAGTGACGGCCCTGCAGGAGGAACTGGCCGGGCAGAACTTGGAGGCAAGGAAGCGGCGCGCCCTCAAAATAGTGAACAACAACGCAGCTCGGCTCATCCCAATGCTTGATTGTGAACGCCCGGAAGACCCCGTTTCACTCGACATTGACGACTTGACGGTGAAGGTGACGGGCGCAAGTCGCGAAGACTACCTTTCGGAAATCGGGAGTGGCTCCAATTGGCTTTCCTACCACATTGCGGTTTTCCTAGGTCTCCAGCAGTTCTTTCTGACGTTGAAGCACAGTCCAGTTCCAGGATTTGTCGTGATGGATCAGCCGAGCCAAGTTTACTTCCCAAGGAAGTTGGTCGTGCGTGAGGACGACGAGTTACAGGAGCCGCAGCTTCGCGATGAAGACATAGCTGCAGTCCACAAGGCCTTCAGAGTGTTGGGTGATGTGGTTGGAAGCGGCGGTGGCCGGCTACAGGTAATAGTGCTGGATCACGCGCCGCGCGAAGTGTGGGGCAACATACCCAACGTAGTCGCCTTCGAAGAATGGCGTGAGGGACGAAAGCTCGTTCCGCAAGAGTGGCTGGACTAG